The Ensifer canadensis genomic sequence AAGTCCCCCAAGGAAGCCGCGCGCCCCTCGCGCGGTTCGCAATTGTTACGCACAAACCATGACGTTTGAAACGGCGCGCCAGGTCCGCTCGCATTCATTTTTGGTGGGGTCGTGCGTCCTTATGGCGTGTGCCTGAAAACAGGCTGTGGCGGGCGGGGATGCTACGCGCCGCTTGTCGATGACAGCCTTGCTTGGTCGTCCCAGGCGGAGAGCAAAGACATGATCTCGAGCGAATCGGTGAGTTGTGGTGCCGGACGCGGGGCATCCTTCAGTCCTGCCTTCAGGCAGTTCTCCACCAGTCGCACCTGATGGCCGAAGGCGTCATGGTCGGAAAGCACGACGATTTCTTCCGGAGCGCGGCCATATTCGCAAAGCTCGAGGCGATTTTCGCCAGCCACAGGCAGCCAGGGATTGGTGAGGAACCGCAGGGCGCCGCGCTCTCCATGGATGGAAAAGGCGAAGGACATGCCGAAGCTGTCGGTGGACTGAAGCGTGGCGAGAACGCCATTGTCGAAACGAACCGACAGGCTTGCGTCGCAGATATTGCCGTCGTGCGACGAGGCGTTTCCGAAGGCGCTGGTCGACCGGCTGGAAAAGGCATGCTGCCCGCAGGCCGTCTGGATCACGTAGTGCAGCAGCGAGGCCGGGTAGCAGCCGAGATTGAAAATCGTCCCCTTGCCCATCGGGTTCACGAACTTCCAGATATCGGCGGCGTAGAGACCGGAAACCGAGCGGATCACACCGAGCCGGCCGGACTGCAGGATTTCGCCGGCCTTGGCCATCAACGGATGGCAGAGATACATCAAGCCTTCGAGAAAGAAGATACCGCGGTCACGCACGGCCTGCGCCAGGGCGTCGGCTTCGGCCATCGTCGTGGTGAGCGATTTCTCCGACAGGACGGCCTTGCCCTTTTCCGCGGCGCGGATCACCGCCTCATGATGCATGTTGTTGGGCAGGCCGATATAGACGACATCGATATCAGGGTCGTCGAGCAGCGCGTCGTAGCCGGAATAGTGCTTCGCGATACCGTGTCGCCCGGCAAAATCCGAAAGCCGCTGCGGATCGCGCCCGGCCACCGCTTCGATGCGGGACCCGTCGCTGGCAGAGATGGCCCCGGCCATCGTGTCGGAGATGAAGCTCGTTCCAAGAATTCCCCAGCGCAGCATCTGTCAGTTCCCTCAGCGGTGCAGTTCGAGATAGGCGGATGCCACCATGGCGTCGATGTCTCCGGGCACCGGCACGACACACATCGAAGCGTCGAGCGTGCGGCTCGCCACCCGCTCCAGGCAGCGGGCCTGGAGAGCAAAGCCGAGATCCATGGATTCGACCGAATTGCCAAGCGCCCTTGACCCGGCAAGATTGGCCATGTGACCTGCGCCGAGAATATGGATGCGCCGCCCATCGGCAAGGACGAGCGTCTCGATGCCCTCGTCGGCGTAGGTTTCCGCCGCCACCACCGCGTTATCGGCGCGCATGCCGGCAACGTCGATCTCGTGCGGGAAGTGCCCGC encodes the following:
- a CDS encoding Gfo/Idh/MocA family protein — encoded protein: MLRWGILGTSFISDTMAGAISASDGSRIEAVAGRDPQRLSDFAGRHGIAKHYSGYDALLDDPDIDVVYIGLPNNMHHEAVIRAAEKGKAVLSEKSLTTTMAEADALAQAVRDRGIFFLEGLMYLCHPLMAKAGEILQSGRLGVIRSVSGLYAADIWKFVNPMGKGTIFNLGCYPASLLHYVIQTACGQHAFSSRSTSAFGNASSHDGNICDASLSVRFDNGVLATLQSTDSFGMSFAFSIHGERGALRFLTNPWLPVAGENRLELCEYGRAPEEIVVLSDHDAFGHQVRLVENCLKAGLKDAPRPAPQLTDSLEIMSLLSAWDDQARLSSTSGA